The proteins below are encoded in one region of Oncorhynchus masou masou isolate Uvic2021 unplaced genomic scaffold, UVic_Omas_1.1 unplaced_scaffold_1347, whole genome shotgun sequence:
- the LOC135530451 gene encoding uncharacterized protein LOC135530451, with protein sequence MPIPPRVLPPLPECSHPSQSAPTPPSVLPPLPECSHPSQSAPIPPRVLPPLPECSHPSQCAPTLPVCSHPLPVCSHPSQSAPTPPSVLPPSQCAPPLPVCSHPSQSAPIPPRVLPPLPECSHPSQCAPTPPSVLPPLPVCSHPSQSAPIPPRVLPPLPGAPPSQSAPTPPSVLPPLPACSHPSQRAPTPPSVLPPLPVCSHPSQSAPTPPRVLPSLPVCSHPSQSAPTPPRVLPSLQCAPTPPRVLPPLPECSHPSQSAPTLPECSHPSQSAPTPPSVLPSLPECSHPSQCAPTPPRVLPPLPECSHPSSVLPPLPECSHPSQSAPIPPVCSHPSQSAPTPPRVLPSLPECSHPSSVLPPLPECSHPSQSAPIPPRVLPSLPVLPPLPECSHPSQCAPTPPRVLPPSQSAPIPPVCSHPLPECSHPSQSAPIPPRVIPPLPECSHPSQSAPIPPSAPTPPRVLPPLPVCSHPPSVLPPLPVCSHPSQCSHPSQCAPTPPSVLPPLPVCSHPSQCAPTPPRVLPPLPSQRAPIPPSVLPSLPARPGANRPGALTPVAVWR encoded by the exons ATGCCCATCCCTCCCAGAGTGCTCCCACCCCTCCCAGAGTGCTCCCACCCCTCCCAGAGTGCTCCCACCCCTCCCAGTGTGCTCCCACCCCTCCCAGAGTGCTCCCACCCCTCCCAGAGTGCTCCCATCCCTCCCAGAGTGCTCCCACCCCTCCCAGAGTGCTCCCACCCCTCCCAGTGTGCTCCCACCCTCCCAGTGTGCTCCCATCCCCTCCCAGTGTGCTCCCACCCCTCCCAGAGTGCTCCCACCCCTCCCAGTGTGCTCCCCCCCTCCCAGTGTGCTCCCCCCCTCCCAGTGTGCTCCCACCCCTCCCAGAGTGCTCCCATCCCTCCCAGAGTGCTCCCACCCCTCCCAGAGTGCTCCCACCCCTCCCAGTGTGCTCCCACCCCTCCCAGTGTGCTCCCACCCCTCCCAGTGTGCTCCCACCCCTCCCAGAGTGCTCCCATCCCTCCCAGAGTGCTCCCACCCCTCCCAGGTGCTCCCCCCTCCCAGAGTGCTCCCACCCCTCCCAGCGTGCTCCCACCCCTCCCAGCGTGCTCCCACCCCTCCCAGCGTGCTCCCACCCCTCCCAGCGTACTCCCACCCCTCCCAGTGTGCTCCCACCCCTCCCAGAGTGCTCCCACCCCTCCCAGAGTGCTCCCATCCCTCCCAGTGTGCTCCCACCCCTCCCAGAGTGCTCCCACCCCTCCCAGAGTGCTCCCATCCCTCCAGTGTGCTCCCACCCCTCCCAGAGTGCTCCCACCCCTCCCAGAGTGCTCCCATCCCTCCCAGAGTGCTCCCACCCTCCCAGAGTGCTCCCACCCCTCCCAGAGTGCTCCCACCCCTCCCAGCGTGCTCCCATCCCTCCCAGAGTGCTCCCACCCCTCCCAGTGTGCTCCCACCCCTCCCAGAGTGCTCCCACCCCTCCCAGAGTGCTCCCATCCCTCCAGTGTGCTCCCACCCCTCCCAGAGTGCTCCCACCCCTCCCAGAGTGCTCCCATCCCTCCAGTGTGCTCCCACCCCTCCCAGAGTGCTCCCACCCCTCCCAGAGTGCTCCCATCCCTCCCAGAGTGCTCCCATCCCTCCAGTGTGCTCCCACCCCTCCCAGAGTGCTCCCACCCCTCCCAGAGTGCTCCCATCCCTCCCAGAGTGCTCCCATCCCTCCCAGTGCTCCCACCCCTCCCAGAGTGCTCCCACCCCTCCCAGTGTGCTCCCACCCCTCCCAGAGTGCTCCCACCCTCCCAGAGTGCTCCCATCCCTCCAGTGTGCTCCCACCCCCTCCCAGAGTGCTCCCACCCCTCCCAGAGTGCTCCCATCCCTCCCAGAGTGATCCCACCCCTCCCAGAGTGCTCCCACCCCTCCCAGAGTGCTCCCATCCCTCCCAGTGCTCCCACCCCTCCCAGAGTGCTCCCACCCCTCCCAGTGTGCTCCCACCCTCCCAGTGTGCTCCCACCCCTCCCAGTGTGCTCCCATCCCTCCCAGTGCTCCCACCCCTCCCAGTGTGCTCCCACCCCTCCCAGTGTGCTCCCACCCCTCCCAGTGTGCTCCCATCCCTCCCAGTGTGCTCCCACCCCTCCCAGAGtgctcccacccctcccctcccagcgTGCTCCCATCCCTCCCAGCGTGCTCCCATCCCTCCCAGC CCGCCCCGGTGCTAACCGCCCCGGTGCTCTCACACCGGTCGCCGTGTGGCGGTGA